The Pseudomonas fragi DNA window TTGGGGCTCGCCATTGCGCCCAGTGAGTAAAGGCACAGGCCCAATAACGTAATGACAAGTTTCATGGTTGTTTCCCGCTTTGTGTTTGCTGCCTGGCAGCATTGAATTTCTGAACCCGATGAACTGTTGCAACCCCAGCGCTACTAACCCGTTGTCGCCTACAAGCCTGCTACGTTGTCACCCGTGACCGACCTGGTCAGCGTCTCGGGGATGCAGCGCACGTCGCCAATTTCCAGAACGTTGGCCTGCATTGCTGTTGTGCTCATGTCGATTGCCAGTTGGCAGAGCAATGCTTCGCCCTTGCGCACTTCGAGCGTGGGCGCTCCAGCGTTCATTTCCATCGAGAAGAACCCGTCCACTTCACTGACCCCACGGCTGGCATGGTTGATGATGTGATGGCCCTTGAGCGGTTTGCCCTGCGGGTCCAGCAGGCGCCCAAGCACGGTGACGGTTTTGGCCACATTAATCTTGCGATAGCCCACGCCGCCCTTATTAAGATGATAGCGCGTGCGCGGTGGCTGGATGGCAGCAGCAGGGACGTCGGTGCCCTGGAAGTCGAAGCTGACCGAACTGTTCTTGTAGGCGGTAATGGGGATAAAATTGCGGCCCGGGCGCAGTACCGTACTGCTGCCGCTCAGGTCATCGGCGCGCAGGTCGATATCGGCGACATCGGACTCCACATCAACGATCAGACCGGCCCCCTGGCCCCCGGGCTGGCTGGTCATGGCCAGTTTTGAGCCGCTCAAGGCCACGGTGCTGTCCAGGTTCAGGCCGCCACTGAAGTTGCCGTTGTAGGAGGAACGTTGCAGGAACAGGTCGCCGCCAAAGGCATCGAGCTGGAAGCTGGTGCGCCCGTTGAGCCCTATGCCATACGCATCGATGTTAGCCGTAGCTGCCACGCTTTGCAGGGTATGGTCCTTGAGGTCCTTGCTGTAGCTGAGTGAAGCGTTGTTGTTGCGTTCACCGTCGCGGCTGGTACGCGAGCCCAGGCTGGCTGACCAGCGCTCGCCCGGCCCGCCGAGGGCAAGGCTGAAACTGAGGTCGAAGCCACGGTTTCGCGTGTTGGCGCTGCTGAGGCTAGCCGGGCGGTCAAATACCGACAAACGCCAGTTGCCATCGCTGCCAAACAGATGGGTCATTTGCGTCCAACCTAGATCCAGGCCGTATCCTTGTGTGTAACCATCGCTATGGGACAGACGCGCGCTGAAGGTGTTTCTGACCCCGAAGCGATGGTTCAAGGACGCCGAAGAGCGGCTGACCTGCCCCAAATAAGCCGTCTTTGGGCGCAGATAGGTGCCATCCGGCAGCGTTTCATAGGTGTCGCGGGTATCGAGCCAACTGCGGTTGTGCGTGAAGATGATGCTGCCCGTGCCATAGTTATATTGGCTGTTGAGGTCGACACCCGTGCCGTGGTTTTTGGTCTGGTAGAGGTTGGCGTAAAAGCCGACAGCGCCGCTCAGCGTCCAGTCAATGGAGGTACCCCATTGCACGTTACCCTTGACCTGGCGCCCTGAGACACCCAGTACCACGCGCGGATGCAGCAGGTAATTAACGGCGCCGCCGGCGGTCATCTCGCCGCTGGCCTTATCGTCCCAGTTGCTCAGCAACGTACTCTCACGGCCGGCAAACAGGTTATAGCGCCAGGGGTTGTCGAGGTTGCGCCAGTTGCTCGGCTTGTACACCAATTCCGTGGTGGTACTGCTGACCTGGTCATCCTCGACCAGGCGCACTTGCACTTCGTAGATCCCGCCTGGCAGGGGGCGGGTGTCCAGACTTTGCAAGCCAGCAGCGACCGGTTGGGTGTTGATCAACACGCCGTTACGATAGATTTGCGCCGTCGCCTGCCGGTTGGGCGTGACATAAATGGGGTAGATGCTGGGTTTGGGCAGAGTAATGCTCAAGCTGTCTGAGCTGCCGTACATCACGCCAAACGCCGTATCAGGGTTGTCCCCGAGTGTGCGGATCTGGCGGGTCAGGCCTTCTGACCCGGGGATAAAGTAACCCAGGCGCAGGAAGCTGCCTGGCAGTTCGCGCTGGGTGTAGGCCGAATACACTGCGTGCCTGATCTGGTTCTCTTGCGGGCCGCCGATGCGATTCAGTTGCAGGTTGAGTGTCTGGGTCCATTTTCCCAGGCTGCTGCTGGCCTCCAGACCATAACGGCCGCCCAGGTATTCCTGCTGGCCACCGGTGAGGTTCAACTGGTTACGCAGGATCAATCCGGTGCTGCCATCGATGGGCAGGTCGTAGTATTGGCTTTGCTGGAATTGTTGTTCGGCTTTTTCGGTCAGCAACGAGACCATTGAGTTCTCAAGGTTGTAGTGAATGGCAAGCAACTGTTCGGGGCATTTGCTCGTGCAGGCCCCCAGCGGGGTACCCTGTTTGAGATGATCCGCCCATATGTCCCGTTCATTGGGGGATATCTGGCTTTCGTTGTAGTCCGTGAACTCGAGCAGCGTGATACGGTCATCCCGTGACAGCACAATAAGGGCTTCTCCGACCAGTTGACTGTCACGCTCCACTTGTACGGCCAGCGGCACATCGAAAAGATGCTCTTCAAAGTCTGCCGGCAGCCCCTTGGCCTGCTCCAGCAAACGTTTAGGCGTGATGCTGTTGCCTGCAGCCACTGCAAGAGTCGCAAAACACATCAATGAAGCAAGTGTTGCCGCGATGCATGTCATCGGGAACATGTTCACCATACTCTGCTATCAAACCAATAGTTTATTTGTGGTGCCCGTTCAGCGAGTGCACTGAACGGGCACCAAGTGCTACCGAATCAAAGGGCCATAGCCGAATTGTTATGGTGCCGTGCTTTCAAAAATCACAGTGAATGACGCGTCATAATTACCTGAAGCGCCGCTTGGAATAGGACCAGGGCTAATTGTCAGGTCGGCTGATCCCCCGCTATTGGCAAGGGTTTGCTCCACTACTTCCTGAGTAGTGCCAGTCAGGACTACGTTATTGAATTTGGTGGTTAGCGGAATATTTTGAGCGCTGTTGCCGTTGTAGAGATTTGAGGCGCCGCCCTCAATAAAAGCCTTGATCGCGCCCGTCGTGCTTTTGTATGTGTAACGCTGGCTCAGGCCTCCCAGGCTGGAGTTGGTCGGGTTGTAAGCCAGCACTTCTGCTTGTCCGAAGTTTGGATTGGTTGGCAGTGCTTGAAACTCGGTGCTTGGAACGATTGCGCTGATGTTGATTGAGGTTGAAGAGGTGTTGGCAACTGCCATGCTTGCCGTCGATGTACCAATGATCAGGGTGCCAAGAATTACAGCGATTTTGCTTTTGAACATAATTTAAGTACCAGTAGGTCAATAAGACTCTCAGTGAGGGTGAGGCTTTCAGCTTTATACGGGACGAGAGCGAAATCTCTAAACTCCGTTTGTAGCGCCAAATCAGATTAAAGGAAAATAATGGACAGGTAAGTAGTCATAGCCCCAAGCTTTTGTAGTCTTTTTCAGACATGACTAGAGCGATATATCTGATATTTGGATTTGGGCTGTTTTCCGGTTGTGAAATTATTAGATATAAAATTTTCGGCAGGCGTGCCTGGCTGTATTTTGTTGTGCGTGCGTATGGGGGGATGGTTGTGATGCGGGGTGGGTAAGTAAGTTATATCATTAATAGAAGTTTAGTTGTGTCGTAGTTACGGGGTGTGTTGTATTTTTTATTAGTGTGTAACTGTATTTTTGTCAGGGTTGTGTTAATGGCTTGAGTTGAAAATTAAGTTGTGTTTTAACGTGGGCTCTGTTGAATGAAATGGAGTGCGAACATGAGTGGCCAATATAAGTATCCACGTGAGAACGATTTTGGCGAGGGAATGGAAAAGCGCTCAGTGCGCGAGCGCGGCAGCCGGAACCCGAGGGTTTTTGCCGCCGGTGACTTGAAGTTGTTGTTGCTGTCGATGGTACGCGATCAACCGCGCCACGGTTATGACTTGATCCAGCAAGTTGAGGCTCTTTTCGATGGCGCCTACAGCCCCAGCCCGGGGGTAATTTATCCAACAATGGCGTTTCTGGAGGCCGGCCATCTGGTTGTGGCCTGCATGGAAGGGGAGAAAAAGTGCTACAGCATTACTGAGGCTGGATGCACTTATTTGACCCAGCAACACGTTGCCCTCAATGGGGTGCGCATGCGCATCGATGTCAGCAGGCGCTCGCTGCGCAGCCAGGGCCGGCCCGAAGAAATCCACGAGGCCGTGCATAACCTGCGTCATGCCCTGCAATTGCATCAGGGGCTCTGGAGCCCGGCCGAGATCCAGCGAGTGCATGACTTGCTCAATAACACCGCCAAAGCCATCGTTGACGGCCCGTCCGGGTTTGAGTAAGGCAGCACATGACGCCTCGCGGCCGCTGATGAACCGGTGCCACCCGGTGCGTCAGCGGCTGCACTCGCGTTAGTCTCAACGGACGATGATCGCGCCGCAGCGCATTCCCATACTGCTCCCATGCCTTTGCCAACCCGGGAGCACCTGTGAACAGCGCAACTCATACCGCATTTCACACCAGCATCGACGCAGGCGTCGCTGAGCTGGTGATCGACCGGCCACCGGTCAATGCCCTCGACAGCCAGGAATGGCTGGACCTGGCGCATACCCTCGAAGCCCTGGGCCAGAACCCGCAAGTGCGCGTCATCGTGATCCGCTCCGAGGGTCGTGGTTTTTGTGCCGGGGTCGATATCAAGGAGCTGGACGCCCACCCCGAGCGCATCGTGACCGTCAACGCCGGTAACTACGCCACCTTCAAGGCGGTGCATCGCAACCCGGTGCCGGTGATTGTTGCAGTACATGGTTTTGTACTGGGTGGCGGAATCGGCATTACCGGCGCAGCGGATATCGTCGTGGCCTCCGACTGCGCAACGTTTGCCCTGCCGGAAGTGGACCGTGGCGCGATGGGCGGCGGAGCGCACTTGCAGCGTTTGTTCCCGGTGCAAAAAGTCCGTTACCTGTTCCTGACCGGCGACAAAATCAGCGCCGTAGACGCCCAGCAGTACGGCTTTATCGAGCGCGTGGTGCCCCGCGAGCAACTGCGCGAAACCGCCCTGGAAATCGCCCGCAAGATCGCCAGTAAAAGCCCGGAGATGATCCGTATCGCCAAGGAGGCGCTCAACGGTATCGAAGACGGCAACCTGGAAGACAAATATCGCTGGGAGCAGGGTTTTACGCTGCAGGCCTACAACTGCGCGGACTCCGCTGAAACCCGCCGCGCGTTCGTTGAAAAACGCGACGCCACGTTCTGAGGAGTTGAAGATGGATCTGACTTACTCCCCCAAGCAGAAAGCTTTCCGTCAGGAGGTGCGCCAATGGCTGGCGGACAACCTGCCGGCCACGCCGCTGGCCAGCTACGACACCCGTGAAGGATTCGAACAGCACCGCCAGTGGGAAGCCAAGCTGTTCGAAAGCCGGCTGTCGATGGTCATGTGGCCTACCGAGCTGGGCGGGCGCGGCTGCGATCTGATCGAGTGGCTGATTTTCGAAGAAGAATATTACGGTGCCGGCGCGCCGATGCGGGTCAATCAGAACGGCCAGCTGTTGCTGGGCCCGACCTTGATGGAGTTCGGTACCGAGGCGCAGAAAAAACGTTTCTTGCCACGCATGGCGGCCAGTGCCGACATGTGGGCCCAGGGCTGGTCGGAACCCAACGCCGGTTCCGATATGGCAGCGATCACCAGCAAGGCCAGCCGTGACGGTGACAGCTATGTGCTTAACGGTCAGAAAACCTGGTCGACACGGGCGATTTTTGCCGACTGGCTGTTCGGCCTGTTCCGCAGCGACCCTGGTTCAAGCCGTCACCACGGC harbors:
- a CDS encoding CS1-pili formation C-terminal domain-containing protein, producing the protein MFPMTCIAATLASLMCFATLAVAAGNSITPKRLLEQAKGLPADFEEHLFDVPLAVQVERDSQLVGEALIVLSRDDRITLLEFTDYNESQISPNERDIWADHLKQGTPLGACTSKCPEQLLAIHYNLENSMVSLLTEKAEQQFQQSQYYDLPIDGSTGLILRNQLNLTGGQQEYLGGRYGLEASSSLGKWTQTLNLQLNRIGGPQENQIRHAVYSAYTQRELPGSFLRLGYFIPGSEGLTRQIRTLGDNPDTAFGVMYGSSDSLSITLPKPSIYPIYVTPNRQATAQIYRNGVLINTQPVAAGLQSLDTRPLPGGIYEVQVRLVEDDQVSSTTTELVYKPSNWRNLDNPWRYNLFAGRESTLLSNWDDKASGEMTAGGAVNYLLHPRVVLGVSGRQVKGNVQWGTSIDWTLSGAVGFYANLYQTKNHGTGVDLNSQYNYGTGSIIFTHNRSWLDTRDTYETLPDGTYLRPKTAYLGQVSRSSASLNHRFGVRNTFSARLSHSDGYTQGYGLDLGWTQMTHLFGSDGNWRLSVFDRPASLSSANTRNRGFDLSFSLALGGPGERWSASLGSRTSRDGERNNNASLSYSKDLKDHTLQSVAATANIDAYGIGLNGRTSFQLDAFGGDLFLQRSSYNGNFSGGLNLDSTVALSGSKLAMTSQPGGQGAGLIVDVESDVADIDLRADDLSGSSTVLRPGRNFIPITAYKNSSVSFDFQGTDVPAAAIQPPRTRYHLNKGGVGYRKINVAKTVTVLGRLLDPQGKPLKGHHIINHASRGVSEVDGFFSMEMNAGAPTLEVRKGEALLCQLAIDMSTTAMQANVLEIGDVRCIPETLTRSVTGDNVAGL
- a CDS encoding CS1 type fimbrial major subunit — its product is MFKSKIAVILGTLIIGTSTASMAVANTSSTSINISAIVPSTEFQALPTNPNFGQAEVLAYNPTNSSLGGLSQRYTYKSTTGAIKAFIEGGASNLYNGNSAQNIPLTTKFNNVVLTGTTQEVVEQTLANSGGSADLTISPGPIPSGASGNYDASFTVIFESTAP
- a CDS encoding PadR family transcriptional regulator — protein: MSGQYKYPRENDFGEGMEKRSVRERGSRNPRVFAAGDLKLLLLSMVRDQPRHGYDLIQQVEALFDGAYSPSPGVIYPTMAFLEAGHLVVACMEGEKKCYSITEAGCTYLTQQHVALNGVRMRIDVSRRSLRSQGRPEEIHEAVHNLRHALQLHQGLWSPAEIQRVHDLLNNTAKAIVDGPSGFE
- a CDS encoding enoyl-CoA hydratase family protein, producing MNSATHTAFHTSIDAGVAELVIDRPPVNALDSQEWLDLAHTLEALGQNPQVRVIVIRSEGRGFCAGVDIKELDAHPERIVTVNAGNYATFKAVHRNPVPVIVAVHGFVLGGGIGITGAADIVVASDCATFALPEVDRGAMGGGAHLQRLFPVQKVRYLFLTGDKISAVDAQQYGFIERVVPREQLRETALEIARKIASKSPEMIRIAKEALNGIEDGNLEDKYRWEQGFTLQAYNCADSAETRRAFVEKRDATF